GGAGAGCGGCTGCGGCAAGTCCACCCTGCTGCGCATGGTCGCAGGCCTCGACACCCCCACCTCCGGCACCGTCACCGTAGCCGGCACGACCCGCCCGCAGATGGTGTTCCAGGACGCAGGGTCCTCGCTCACCCCGTGGCTGAGCGTGGGCGAACTGCTCCGCGAACGCCTCACCGCCACCACCCCGGGCCTCACCCGCACCCAGGTGCGCGACCGCATCGAGGAGGCCCTTGAGCGCGTGGGCCTGCCCGCCGACGTGGCCCGGGTGCGCGGCGACAGCCTCTCCGGCGGCCAGCGCCAGCGCGTGGCCATCGCCCGCGCCGTGATCGTGCCGCCCGCCGTGCTGCTCTGCGACGAACCCACCAGCGCCCTGGACGTGTCCCTGGCCGCCACCGTGCTCAACCTGCTCGGTCGGCTGCGCCGGGAACTGAACATGTCGCTGCTCTTCGTCACCCACGACCTCGCCGCCGCCCGCGTCATCTCCGACCGCATCGCCGTGATGAACCGCGGCGAGATCGTGGAGCTCGGCGCCGCGTCCGAGGTGTGCGCCAACCCGATCAAGCCGTACACCCGGTCGCTGCTCGCGGCGATTCCCGGCCAGCACCTGCGAGTGGCGCCGCAACGGCCGCCCACCAGCACCATCCCCACGGTCACGACTGCCGACACCTTCGACATCGACCTGGATCTCGACCTCGACCTCGACCTCGGAGAGGCCCGCGCATGAGCGTTTTCGCCCCCACGCCCACCCGAGCCCTGCCCGGCCGTGGCGCCCGCAAGTTCCAGCGGGTCACCGCGCTGCGGCACCGCTCCACGATCGTGAACCTCATCGGCCTCACCGGCCTGGTGCTGCTGGTGCTCCTGGCCCTGCTCGCCCCGGTGCTCGCGCCCTACAGCCCGATCCTGCGCGCCGGTACCCCATTCCAGCCGCCGCTCAGCCCCGGCTTCCTGCTCGGCACGGATGCCCTCGGCTACGACATCTTCTCCCGTCTGCTCTTCGGCCTGCGCGCCAGCATCACCGCCGCGGCCATCGTGATCGCCTCCGGCGTGATCATCGGCGGCCTCGTCGGTGTCGTCGCCGGCGCCCTCGGCGGCTGGGCGGACGGCCTGCTCATGCGGGTCACCGACCTGTTCCTCGCCCTGCCGGGCATCCTCATCGCCATGGTCGTGGCTGCGGCCCTCGGCGCCAGCTTCACCAGCTCGCTGATCGGCGTGGCCGTGGTGTGGTGGCCGATGTACGCCCGGCTGGTGCGCGGCGAGGTGCGCTCCTGGGCGGCCCGGCCGCACCTGGAGGCCGCGACCCTGGCCGGCGTGGGCTGGAGCCGCCGAGTGGCCCGGCACCTGCTGCCCGGCGTCACCTCCACAGTGGTGATCGCGGCGAGCCTGGACGTGGGCGGCCTCGTGGTGGCCATGTCGGGCCTGTCCTTCATCGGCCTCTCCTCGCCGGCCCCGGCGCCCGAGCTCGGCGCCATGGCCGCCCAGGGCATGCAGTACCTGCTGCAGTTCTGGTGGGTGCCCGTGGTGCCGGGACTTGCCGTGATGCTGCTGGCCCTCTGCGCCAACCTCGCCGGCGACGGCATCCGCGACCTGCTGGCCCGCCGATGACCCCCGCATCCGCCCCCGCCCTTCACTCACCAACTTCAGAACGGATGCCGACATGCTGATGTTCATCCTTAAGCGCATCGTCGCCATGGCCGGCGTGCTCCTGGCCCTCACCGTGGCCCTGTTCACCCTGCAGGAGCTCAGCGGGGTCGACCCGGCCAAGGCCTACGTGGGCGCCAACGCCTCGGCCGAGGCCCTCGAACGGGCCCGCGAACGCCTGGGCCTCGACCAGAGCGCCATCGTGCGGTACTTCGACTACCTCGGCGGCCTGCTGCACGGCGACCTGCAGAACTCGCTGCGCACCCGCACCCCGGTCGCCGACGGCCTGGCCGCGGCGTTCCCGGCCACGCTCGAACTGGCGCTGTGGACCCTGGGCTTCGCGCTCATTCTCGGCGCGTTCTTCGCCCTGCTCACCGTGGTGCGCTGGAAGGGCGCCGCCGTGGTGCGGTTCGTGCTGCTCTCCGGAGCCGCAGCGCCCACCTTCCTGCTCGCCATGGTGGGGCTGCTCGTGTTCTACGGGTCGCTCGGCCTTATCCCCGCCGGCGGCCGGTCCAGCTTCAGCGGCGGCTCATCCAGCCCCACCGGCCTGCTCGTGCTCGACGCGCTGCTGGCCGGGCGCATGGACGTGGCCGGCGACGCAGTGTGGCATCTGCTCTTGCCCGCCGCCTGCGCTGCGATCAGCCCGGCGGTGGCCATCGGCCGGGTGCTCGTGGACGGCCTCAAGGTCAACCTCGGCTCCGACCACGCCCGCACCGCCCGCTCGGCCGGCATGAAGGAGTCCGCCGTGCTCGTACGGCACGCGCTGCGCAACTCCCTCGGCGCCACCCTCTCGATGATCGGCATCCAGACCGGGCTGCTGCTCGGCGGGCTCGTGGTGGTGGAGAAGATCACCGGCTGGCCGGGCCTCGGCAGCTACCTGGAGAAGTCGGTCAACGTGAGCGACTTCCCCGGCATCGCCGGCGTCGCCCTGCTGCTCGGCATCACCTACGTGCTGCTGAACACCATCGTCGACGTGCTGCAGGTCGTGGCCGACCGGCGTATCTCCCTCACCTGACCCGCGGATGCGGCCGGCCGGGTCGCATCCGCCCCCAACCTTCACCCCCGACCGGCGCTGCTGCCGGCTTGTTCGAACTGCCCCGGCGGGCCCTGCGCCCGCCACCACGAAAGGAACCACCATGACTGCCGCCGAGACTCTAGACATCGTCGGAAACACCGTGCTCATCGTCGTCGACATCCAGGGCGGCGAGATTCCCCGCGAGGACTCCCGCACCGAGATCCCCTACATGGGCGGCCGCACCGAACGGGCCCCGCGGGTGCGTGAAGTGATCCGGCACTGCCGGGAGAAGGGCATCCCGGTGGTGTTCATCCAGGAGGTGCACAAGCCGTCGCTCGTCGACATCGGCCGTGAGCTCGACGGCTCCGAGGGCCCGCACTGCCTCGAGGGCTGGGAAGAGACCGAGCTGGCCCCGGGCATCGACCCGCGCCCCGAGGAATTCCTGATCAAGAAGCGCCGCTACTCCGCGTTCTTCGGCACCGAGCTGGAGATCGTGCTCAAGGGCTACAAGGCCGAGACCCTGCTGCTCGTCGGCGGCCTCACCGACGTCTGCGTGCACTACACCGCGGTGGATGCGCACCAGCACGACTACCGCTTCCGGGTGCTCACCGACTGCGTCGGCGGCTCCACCCAGCAGGCGCACGACAACGCCCTGCAGGCCATGCACTACCTGCAGCGCGACGCCCTTGTCACCGCCGCGCAGACCAACGCCTGGCTGGCCACCCTGCCCACCCCGGAGCCGGTGAACCCCGTGCACGAACTGGTGCGCAACGCGTGAGCGAGACCACTGAGCTGACCTCTGCTACCGCGGCAACGGCAGTCTCGGCGTCGACGGCCTCACCCGCCGGCGCCCGGGCGCACGCCCGAGCGCAGGGCGGCACGCGGGTCACGACCATGCCCACCGTTCCGGCCGCCACGGCCGGCGGCTGGCCCGCCGGGCTCGCCGAGGACGACCGCTTCGTCGCCGAGACGGTTGCGGGCGGCAACTACACGACCCTCGCCGTGCAACGCGGCACGATCGTGGAGTTCACCGACCTCGACGGCGACGCCTGCGCGCACCTGGCGATCTTCAACCAGGCGCAACTCGACGAACGCCTCAACGTCGCCGACACCGTGAAGATCCAGTGGCAGGCCTACCTCGGCGAGGGTGCCATGCTGCTCTCCGACCGCGGCCGGGTGCTCGCCACCATCGTGTCGGACAACTCCGGCACCCACGACACCTTCGCGGGCACCTCCACCCGCGCGGTGAACGAGGCCCGCTACGGCGACGGCTCCGCGCACAGCGGCACCCCCGCCGGCCGCGAACTGTTGATCCTCGGCGCCGCCAAGCACGGCCTCACCCCGCGCGACCTGCCGCCTACCGTCGCCCTGTTCCAGGGCGTGCGGGTGGCGGAGGACGGCGCGCTGGTGTTCACCGGCTCCACCGGCCCCGGCGCCGTCGTGCGGCTGCGATTCGAGCTGCCCGCCGTGCTGCTCGTGGCCAATGTGCCCTCCCCGGTGGACCCGCGACCGGAGTACACCAGCACGCCGGTGCGCATCCGGGCCTGGCGTGGCGAGGCCGCGAACCTCCAGTCGCCCGAGGCCACCGCAACCCCCGAGGCCGCCCGCGCCTTCGGCAACACCATTGACTACGCCAGAACGAGAGGACTGTGATGGGCCGCACCGACAGCACGCAGACCGGCAGCGACAGCAGCACCGGCCCGGTCGCCGGCACGACGCCGGCCGCCGTGCCCGAGCGGCTCGCCGGCCGCGAGATCGTGCTCGACGAGGTCGTGGGCCGCCGCGGCCCGTGGTCCCACGTCGTGGCCGCCGGCGACGAGCTCACCATCGTCGACCTCGAGGGCAACCAGGCCGTCGACTTCCTGCTCTACGACTCCGCAGACACCGCCGTGCGTTACAGCGCGCCCGACACCATCAGCGCCCAGGGCAACGTCTACCTCAGCCAGGGGTCGGTGCTGCGCGCCAACACCGGCGACGCCCTGATGACCCTCGTGCACGACGAGGTCGGCCGGCACGACACCATCGGCGGCGCCTGCAGCAAGGAGTCCAACTCCCTGCGGTACGGCCACCACACCGTGCACCAGCACGCCTGCGTCGAGAACTTCCTCGCCGAGGGCGCCCTGTGGGGACTGGGCAAACGCGACCTGGTCAGCAACATCAACTTCTACATGAACGTGCCCGTCGAGGCGGATGGCGCGCTCGGCATCGTCGACGGCCTCTCGGCCCCCGGGCTCTCGCTCACACTTCGCGCCGAACGTGACGTGCTCGTGCTGGTGTCGAACTGCCCGCAGATCAACAACCCCTGCAACGGGTTCAACCCCACCCCGGTGCGGATGCTCGTGACCCGGGCCGCCCGATGACCCCGGCCGACCTCCCCACGCCCGGCACGCCGACCGGTCGCGTCGCCGAGGTCTACGCGGCGATCGCCGCCGCGGACCGGCCCGAGGTGTGGATCACCCTTCGCGCCGAGGCCGAGGTGCAGGCCGAGGTCGACGAGGTGCTCGCCCGGGCCGCCATCGCGTGGGAACCGCTGCCCCTGGCCGGGCTGCTGTTCGCCGTGAAGGACAACATCGACGTGGCGGGCCTGCCCACCACAGCGGCCTGCCCCGGCTTCGCCTACCCCGCCAAAGAGGACGCCACGGCCGTGGCCCGGCTGCGCGCCGCCGGCGCCGTGGTGCTCGGCAAGACCAACCTCGACCAGTTCGCCACCGGCCTGGTCGGCACCCGCAGCCCCTACGGCGCGGTGCGGAGCGTCCTGCGGCCCGACCGTATCTCCGGCGGCTCGTCCTCCGGGTCGGCTGTGGCCGTGGCCCTCGGCCTGGTGGACTTCGCCCTCGGCACCGACACCGCCGGCTCTGGCCGGGTGCCCGCCGCCCTGCAGGGGCTCGTCGGGGTCAAGGGCACCGTGGGTCTGGTGCCCACCACGGGCGTCGTACCGGCCTGCCGCAGCCTCGACTGCGTCACCGCGTTCGCCCGCGACCTCGACACCGCCGAGTCGGTGCTGAGGGTGATGGCCGGACCGGATGGCCGTGACGCCCTCGCGGCCCTGCCGCCGGAATCCGCCCCGCTCGCCGCCCCGGCGGCCCCCGTGATCGCCGTGCCCCGCCCCGACGACCTCACCGCGCTCGCGCCGCTCTGGCGGAGCGCCTTCGACGCCCACCTGGCCCGGTTGCGTGACGCCGGCGTCACCCTGGTAGAGATGGACATCTCCCCGTTCCTCGAGGCCGCCGCGTTGCTGTACAACGGCGCCTTCGTGGCCGAGCGTTACGCCGCCGTCGGTGCGGCGATCGATTCAGCACCTGCGGGGCTCGACCCTGTCGTTGCCGGCATCGTCACCGCCGCCGGGCACCTGCCCGCGCACCGGTACGCGGCCGACCTGGTGCGCTTGGCCGAGCTGAAGCTCGCCGGGGAACTCGCCTTCGCCGGCGCCGACGCCATGCTGCTGCCCACCACCACGCACCACCCCACCCTGGCCGAGGTGGCGGCGGAGCCCATCGCCGTGAACTCCCGGCTAGGCACCTTCACCAACTTCGCCAATCTGTTCGGCTACCCCGCGTACGCGGTGCCGATCGATGCGGGCGCGGCAGACGAGAACGTGGGCGTGCAGGTGCTCGCCCGCCCCTTCGCCGACGCCGTCGCCCGTGACGTGGCCGCCCTGCTGCTGCGTGTCGAATCGCGAGACGTCGTTTCGCGAGAGCGGTCAAACGGTCACCTGGGCACTCGCGAAGCAACCATTTCACCGCTTTCGCGGGATGGGGTTTTGCGAGAGCGGTCTAACGGTCACCTGGGTGCTCGCGAAGCAACCATTTCACCGCTTTCGCGGGAGGTGATCTCGCGGGAGGACGTGGGGGAGCGGAGGGTCGCGGGAAGCCAGCTGCGCTTGGACCTCGATGGGGGAGTGCACCTGCTCGTGGTGGGTGCGCACCTGTCCGGGCTGCCGCTGCACGACCGGATGCGTCGGCACGGCGCACTGTTCGCCGACGACGTGCGCACCGCGCCCGGCTACACCCTCGTGGCCCTCGGCGACCCGCTGAACCGGCCCGGCATGATCCGCACGCCCGACTCCGACTCCAGCGTGCTCGGCGAACTGTGGCGGGTACCCGAGACCGCCCTCTCGGCACTGCTGCTCGAGGCCGCGGCCCCGCTCGGCCTCGGCCGGGTCACCCTGGCCGACGGCCGCGAGGTGGTGGGCTACCTCTGTGAGGCCACCGCCGCTGCGGGCAAGCCCGTGGTCGCGGACGGCGACTGGCGTGCACACGTGAACGGAGCCGATCGTGCCTGACGTCGGGCGGGTGGGGTCACCCCGCACCGACGCGCTGCCGGTGCCCGGACTCGAGCCCGTGTCGTCCACCGTCTCGGCGGCAGCCGGCGGCGCGTCCGTGCCGCGGCTCAGCCCTCGCACCAGGCCCCGGCTCTGGCCGCTGGCGCTGGGCACGTTCGCGATCGGGTTCGGCTCGAACATCGTGACGGGGCTGCTGCCCACCATGTCCGCCGACCTGGGCGTGACCGTGCCGGAGATCGGCCGGCTCGTGAGCGTGTACGGCTTCACCTACGCCGTGACCACGCCACTCGTGGCGCTGGCCGGCAACAGGCTGCCCCGGCGGCTGCTGATGCTCACCGCACTGGCGCTGTTCGCGTTGGCCTGCGTGGGCACCGCGTTCGCCGAGGACTACGACACCGTGGCGCTGCTGCGAGGCCTGGCCGCGTTCGCCGCCGGCGGCTTCACGCCCACGGCCACGGTGCTGGCGTCCCGGCTAGCGGCTCCGGGGGAGCGCGGCCGGGCCCTGGCGACGGTGTTCGGTGGTCTCACCACGGCGACCGTCGTGGCCGCACCGGTGGGCAATCTGCTCGGCCCAACGCTCGGATACCGCGGCGTCTACGCGCTCACCGCGGGCCTGGCGGTGCTGGCCTTCGTGGCGGTGCTCACCCTCGTGCCGAGGCCGTCGCGCGAGTCGCTCGAGGCCGCGGTCGTTGCCCGGCCCGGCCGGGGCTGGCCGTCACCGATCGTGCTCGTGGTGCTGCTGGTCTCGATGCTCGAGACCGCTGCCGCGCTCATGGTGCAGACCTACGCATCCCCGTTGCTCACGGCGATGTCGGGCGTGGACGGCATCGGCCTCAGCGTGCTGCTGCTCTGCTACGGTGCGGCCGGGGTGCTCGGCAACATCGTGGGTGGCCGGCTGGCCGACCGTTGGGGTGCCTCGCGCACCCTCTGGCTGAGCTTCGCCGTGTGCGGGGCTGCGCTGGTCCTGCTCCCGATTGCGAGCCGGTCGATCGTGGGCGCCGGCCTGGTGTTCGCTGTGTGGGGGTTCGCCGCCTGGGCGGCAAACTCGCCGCTGCAGGGGATCCTACTCGGCCTGGCCGGACGCCACGGGCAGCTCGTCGTGGCGCTGAACTCCTCGGTGATCGCGCTGGGCACGGGCCTGGGCGCCCTGGCCGGTGGCGCCATCATCGCCGGCGGCGGCATGCTCGTGATCGCATATTGGGGCGCGGGAGTCATGGCCGTGGTGGTAGCCCTGGTGCTCGCGGTGTCGGCGCGCGGGCGGGTGGCCGCGTTCTGAAACCGCCCGAGCCGCGCACCGTCCCGGCGGCGCCCGGCCCGCGTGTGCCCCGCCCATAGCCCGCCCGGCGCCTGGGGGCTCAGTCCCGAAGCGCCGTCACCGAGCCCAAGAACTCGGGGTAGCTCGCGTAGTAGGTGATGCCGTCGCTGTGGGCCACCACGGGCAGGTAGTTCGGGTCGTGGTCGGACGGCGCCTGCAACACGCCCTCGACGGGAACATCCGTGTGAGTCCAGCCATCGTCGATCAGTCGTTGTTCCTCACTGGCCCAGGTGTCGTCATTCTGGCTGGCTTGGGCGTACCAGACGCGCACATCGCCGCCGCTTCGCGTCCAGTAGCAGCCGAATCCCGCGTCCAGAACCGACTGCATTGTGTCGTCCAACACATAGATGTCCGGGTTCAGGGCGAGACCGTCCTCCTCCAACGACGCGTATTCCTCGTCGGTCAGCACGGTGTCGCAGCTGTCTGTGACAGCGGATGCCTCCGGCTCCGGCTCCGGCGAAGACGCGGTCGCGGTCGCGGTCGGCGTCGGCGTCCGCATGGCGGTGGGCACCGGGGTCGCGGTTGAGCTTGCCGTCGGCGACGGTTGAGCACCGTTTCCGGCCGCGCATCCGGTCAGCACGACGACAAGGGCCACACACGCGGGGACTACGGATCGTCTCATGCCACCAACCTAACGACTGGCGAGGCCGCCGACGCGCTCTTGCCTCGCGCATCGCACAGCCCGAGCGGGCGGCCTACCCCGCCGGAGAGGTCCAGGGGGCAGGCCCACCGAAGAGGTAACCCTGACCGTGTTGCCAGCCCTGGTCGCGCAGCGTCGCGGCCTCTTCTTCGGTTTCGATGCCCTCCGCCACCCCGGTGAGACCGAGGTGCGCCACCAGACCGGCCAGCCCCGCGGCGAGGGCCTCGGCACCGCCGCCCTGGCTGCCGGAGCTGAGGGCGTCTTCAGCCGCATGTCCGGCGCCGAGGCCGTGGCCGAGACCGGCGACAAAGCTGGCGTCGAGCTTGAGCCCGGTCACCGGCAGGTCGCGCAGCAGCGAGATCGACGAGAAGCCGGTGCCGAAGTCGTCGACGTGCAGGCCCACGCCGAGCGCCCGTACGGCGCTCAGCCCGCCGACGGTGTGGGCACCGAGCGAGAGCACCGCGGTTTCGGTGACCTCCACGATGAGCCGCCCCGGGTCCACGCCGTGCAGGGTCATCGCCGCGACGAAGGTCTCGGCCCAGTCGTCACGGCTCAGTTCGACGGCCGAGACATTGACGCTGATCGTGCCGGTGGCATCCGGCTGGGCCGCGAGCACGGCACAGGCCTGGTCGAGCACGGCCCGACCGATTCCCACGATCAGGCCGGACTCCTCGGCGACGGCGAGGAAGTCCACCGGCCCCAGGAGCCCCCGATGCGGATGCTGCCAGCGCACGAGAGCTTCGTGCCCCACCACGCTGCCGTCGGACAGGTCCACGACGGGCTGGTAGTGCACGACGAAGTCCCCGGCCTGCAGGGAGCTCCGGATCTCGTCTTCGATGGTGAGCCGGGTCATGGCCTGGGAGTGCATGGTCTCGTCGAAGAACTGCCAGCGCGCCCGCCCCTTGCGCTTGGCGCGGAACAGAGCGGAATCGGTGTCCCGCAGCAGGCTCGCGGCGGTCGAGTCCGGTGTGGACAGGGCGATGCCCATCGACACGGTCGGCACGATCCGGTGCCCGTGGATGGTCAGTTCGGTACCGAGGGCGTCCGCGATGCGCTCGGCCACCTGCTCGATCTCCGCCGCGTCAGTCACCTGAGGCACGACGACCACGAACTCGTCGCCGCCGAAACGCCCCACCCGGTCCTGGGCGCGCAGGGCCCCCATGATGCGCTCGGCGATCACGGTGAGCACCTCGTCTCCGGCCACATGGCCGAGCGAGTCGTTGACGAGCTTGAAGTTGTCCAGGTCGATGAACAGCACCCCGACGACGCCGGCAGACCGGTGGGCGTCTGCGAGGTCGAGCTCGAGGGTGTTGAGGATCCAGGCCCGGTTGTGCATGCCGGTCAGCCTGTCGTTGAAGGCCTGGAACAGCAGCTCCTGCCGGGCGTCGTGCTCCGCCGTGACATCCTCCAGCTGGATGAGCAGCCGCTCGGCCGCACCCGCCGCCGTGCGGATCAGCGACGACGACCGGCGTGCCCAGATAGTCACCCCGTCCGCGCGGGTGAGGCGCACCTCCATCACCGACGGCCCGTGTCCGGCCAGCGTGTCCTGTCGCGCCTGCTGTAGGACGGCCCGGTCCTCCGGGTGCACCAGATCGCCCGTGGACAGCCCGTGCAGCGACGCCTCGTCGCGTTGCAGCATCCGGCACAGTGCGGCATTGACCACCTGGATGCGCCCGCTCGAGTCGCAGAGGACCATGCCCGTCGACGACGAGGTGAGCACCGCGCGGAACAGCTCCTCGGACGCCTCCAGCGCACGCAGCGCCACGGTCTCCCGGTGTACGTCGCGCACCGACACGATGCGGCCGATCATCTCGCCGCTGTCGTCGAAGACGTCACGGATGCCCGCGGAGACCCAGCGGTAGTCGCCGCTCTTGTGCCGGATCCGGAAGGGCGCAAGCACCAGGGAACCGTCACCGGGTTGGTCCCGTCCCACGAGAACGTCGGCACTGTCATCGGGGTGCACATGTTCCATCGAGGGATGCAGCACGAGTTCGGCCGAATGCCAGCCCCAGGCATCCTCGGAGGACGGCGACACCCAGGCGATCCGGTCGTCGGGGCTGACCATCAGCACCACATCGGAGGCGTTCTCGGCGAGCATCCGATACCGCTGCTCGGAGTCCAGCACCGACTGGTTGTCCAGGTGACGACTGGTCACGTCGCGGAGCAGGATCGAGACTCCGGCACCCACCGGGGAGATCCTGAAGTCGTACCACCGTCTCTGCCCGGAGCCCTCGGAGGGCGCGTCATCAAGGTCTTGCGGCACCCCGCTGTCGAGTACCTCGGCGCAGATGCGGGCCAGGCGCTGGGAGATTCCGCGCAGGGAAGGGTCGAACAGGGCGTGGCCGATGACGAGGTCCCGAGGCTCGTTGAGGAACGAGCAGGCGGCAGGGTTGACCTCGGTGACCGTGAAGTGCAGCACGGCACCCCGCTCATCGCGGACGGCCTCCAGAACCACGTACGGGTCGGCCAGACTGTCCAGCGCAGCCCGCAGAAGACCCCGCTCGGCATTCGCGAGGGTTTCCGCTTCGACAAGGGAGTCGATGCTGGTGAAGCCGTGCACGCCGCCGCTGACCGTTCCGTCGTGCGCCAGGATGGGGCCGGACGATCTGAAGAACCACCGGTAGGCGCCATCCGCGCAACGAACCCGGCAGCGGGCGGAGTACCGCTCACCGGACCGGAGCTGCCGGGCTGTCTCGCCGACCATGGGCAGGTCGTCCGGGTGCCAGAAATCCAGCGCCGACTGCCCGGCCACGGCGTCCAGCAGCCACCCCGTTGCCGCGGTGACCGACGGCGACGCCCACTGCACGATGCCGTCGACGGTGGTTCGCAGGACGAAGTCGGTGACGTTGTTGGCCAGGTCCCGATAACCGGCCAGAACCCGCACGGTCGCGGCGCGAGCCCGGGGGCTGTCGGTCTGGTCGTCGAACAGGGAGATCGCGGCCATCGGCTCGCCCGCCTCGTCGTGGATCGGGTAGGAGCTCAGGCTCACCCAGGCGAGGCTGGCGGATGTGCCGCCGACGGCCGGCAGGGACAGGCCGACAAGCAATCCGTCAGTGCACCGGCCCGTGCGGAGGGTCGCGGCCGTCGGCTGGTTCTCCGCGGAGATCGGCGTGCCCCACTCGTCGATGGGGTTCCAGCGCGGGTCGCCCGGCTTGTTCGCGATGAGCTCGGCCCAGGACGCGCGCAGGATCCGGCACGCCTCGAGGTTGCCACCGATGATCTGTCCGTCAACGTCCCGCACGACCACGCCGACGCCGGGGTCGCGAGGTGGGAGCCGGTCGGCGAGGCCGTCGGGAGCGGTGCCGACCCAGCGGATGTCGGTGAGCGGGGTGGCGTCGTCCGGATTCTCGCCGGATGAACCATCCGCGGCCACTGCCAGTGTCATGCTGCCCCCGCCTGTGAGCCGGACGGGCCGCTCTATTGCGCTAATTCTGGCATAAAACCGCACTCGAGGGCACCCGTTGTGGGGGCAGTGCGAGTGCCGTCGCCGCCCCGGCGTTCGGGGATGACGCAGACTTCTGCACTGGAATTGCCGAGGGCGCGCCTGCTCGCCCGTGCGGCCCTGGCCAGCTGGGCCTGACTCCCGACATGCGGGGAGCGCGCACCCCGCGGCTCTCCGGCGTTCTCGGCGGCACCTGACCCCTTGATGAGTGACAGGCGCGCGGATACGGTTTCAGCGTGCACGTCCGACGAAGGAGGTTCCCATGCCCGCCACAGCGCTGCCGTCCAGCGGTGATACTCCCGACAACGAGGCCGGCGCCGGCGCCGTGAAGACGTGCGACGCCCGCGGCATGGCGGAGATCCACCGACTGTTCCGGGCCGGCTTCGGTGAGTCGCCCGGGCTCGTCGGCGGCGTCGCCGACGGCGATTCCGGCCGGGCCGACACCGTCGGCGACTACCTGGCGATGCTCTCGACCGCGCTGCACGCCCATCACGAGGGCGAAGACACCATGCTCTGGGGCCGCCTTGAACGTCGTGCGCCGTCGTGCGCGGCTCACGTCGCACGGATGAAGCAGCAGCACGCCGAGATGCTCGTGCACCTCGGTGAGCTCGACGCACGCCTGCCGGCCTGGCGGGGGAGCGGCAGCGCGACGGATGCCGCATCTGTCACGGCCGCCCTCGCCGGAATCAACGCCGCCCTGGCCGTGCACCTGCCCGACGAGGAGACGAACATCGTGCCCGTGATGGAGACCGTCATCACGCCGCGCGAGGTCGACGCGCTCGCCGAGCACGGGCGCAAAGCCACGCCCAAGGGCAAGATGTTCATCCAGTTGGGCACGATCCTCGCCGCGCAACCGGATGGCGGAACCGACTGGCAGCACGAGCACCTGCCCGCTCCGGTGCGGCTGCTCTGGCGGCTGATCGGCCGGCCGCGGTACGAGCGGTATCGCGCGGAACTGGTGCGCTGACCCAGGCGCCGGGCTGCGCGCTGAGCCGCCGCGGCAGCCCAGCGCGGGCTACGGCAGGGGCATGTTCTGCACGGCCGGCCAAAGCAGCGACACGAACAGTACGACCACCACCACTACGAGCACCGCGAGGCCGAGGATCACGGCATAGGTGAGCACCACCGCCAGCAACTGCAACCCCATCACGCCGGCGGGTGGACTGGCCACGTCGTGCTCATTGTCGAAGATCGCCAGGCCGTCGACGAGGCCGGCCTCCTCCGCCGCGGTCGTGCTCTGCTCTGGTGTGCTCATCTGTACCCCCGGGGGAAGACTACCGGTGCCTGATCATGGCGGGCCGGCCGGCCGGGCTCACGCGGCCGGGTGGTCGTCGAGAGCGGCGCGGGTGTTGGTGCGCGAGGACTGGGTGACGGTGGTCATGGCGCATACGGTACC
This is a stretch of genomic DNA from Cryobacterium soli. It encodes these proteins:
- a CDS encoding sensor domain-containing protein, giving the protein MTLAVAADGSSGENPDDATPLTDIRWVGTAPDGLADRLPPRDPGVGVVVRDVDGQIIGGNLEACRILRASWAELIANKPGDPRWNPIDEWGTPISAENQPTAATLRTGRCTDGLLVGLSLPAVGGTSASLAWVSLSSYPIHDEAGEPMAAISLFDDQTDSPRARAATVRVLAGYRDLANNVTDFVLRTTVDGIVQWASPSVTAATGWLLDAVAGQSALDFWHPDDLPMVGETARQLRSGERYSARCRVRCADGAYRWFFRSSGPILAHDGTVSGGVHGFTSIDSLVEAETLANAERGLLRAALDSLADPYVVLEAVRDERGAVLHFTVTEVNPAACSFLNEPRDLVIGHALFDPSLRGISQRLARICAEVLDSGVPQDLDDAPSEGSGQRRWYDFRISPVGAGVSILLRDVTSRHLDNQSVLDSEQRYRMLAENASDVVLMVSPDDRIAWVSPSSEDAWGWHSAELVLHPSMEHVHPDDSADVLVGRDQPGDGSLVLAPFRIRHKSGDYRWVSAGIRDVFDDSGEMIGRIVSVRDVHRETVALRALEASEELFRAVLTSSSTGMVLCDSSGRIQVVNAALCRMLQRDEASLHGLSTGDLVHPEDRAVLQQARQDTLAGHGPSVMEVRLTRADGVTIWARRSSSLIRTAAGAAERLLIQLEDVTAEHDARQELLFQAFNDRLTGMHNRAWILNTLELDLADAHRSAGVVGVLFIDLDNFKLVNDSLGHVAGDEVLTVIAERIMGALRAQDRVGRFGGDEFVVVVPQVTDAAEIEQVAERIADALGTELTIHGHRIVPTVSMGIALSTPDSTAASLLRDTDSALFRAKRKGRARWQFFDETMHSQAMTRLTIEDEIRSSLQAGDFVVHYQPVVDLSDGSVVGHEALVRWQHPHRGLLGPVDFLAVAEESGLIVGIGRAVLDQACAVLAAQPDATGTISVNVSAVELSRDDWAETFVAAMTLHGVDPGRLIVEVTETAVLSLGAHTVGGLSAVRALGVGLHVDDFGTGFSSISLLRDLPVTGLKLDASFVAGLGHGLGAGHAAEDALSSGSQGGGAEALAAGLAGLVAHLGLTGVAEGIETEEEAATLRDQGWQHGQGYLFGGPAPWTSPAG
- a CDS encoding hemerythrin domain-containing protein, whose amino-acid sequence is MPATALPSSGDTPDNEAGAGAVKTCDARGMAEIHRLFRAGFGESPGLVGGVADGDSGRADTVGDYLAMLSTALHAHHEGEDTMLWGRLERRAPSCAAHVARMKQQHAEMLVHLGELDARLPAWRGSGSATDAASVTAALAGINAALAVHLPDEETNIVPVMETVITPREVDALAEHGRKATPKGKMFIQLGTILAAQPDGGTDWQHEHLPAPVRLLWRLIGRPRYERYRAELVR
- a CDS encoding MFS transporter, with protein sequence MPDVGRVGSPRTDALPVPGLEPVSSTVSAAAGGASVPRLSPRTRPRLWPLALGTFAIGFGSNIVTGLLPTMSADLGVTVPEIGRLVSVYGFTYAVTTPLVALAGNRLPRRLLMLTALALFALACVGTAFAEDYDTVALLRGLAAFAAGGFTPTATVLASRLAAPGERGRALATVFGGLTTATVVAAPVGNLLGPTLGYRGVYALTAGLAVLAFVAVLTLVPRPSRESLEAAVVARPGRGWPSPIVLVVLLVSMLETAAALMVQTYASPLLTAMSGVDGIGLSVLLLCYGAAGVLGNIVGGRLADRWGASRTLWLSFAVCGAALVLLPIASRSIVGAGLVFAVWGFAAWAANSPLQGILLGLAGRHGQLVVALNSSVIALGTGLGALAGGAIIAGGGMLVIAYWGAGVMAVVVALVLAVSARGRVAAF